The Microplitis mediator isolate UGA2020A chromosome 10, iyMicMedi2.1, whole genome shotgun sequence genomic sequence attaaatattaatttaaatatttaaatttaattattttatacaaggtaagtaattttattactgtaGAAATATATGAAGTAttctaatataaaaaacattacaGGTGTTCTCTTAAAAGTCTTCTAATATTTCATGTATGCCGGGAAATATTAAGATTGAggttagtaataaatttaatatttaattatcaggactatatataataatgatactgaaagtagtagacatcaaacaattttttatttttatcaaccaATTAgttgtaagtaaaataaaatttatataatttgcactataagattttttaaagtttttcatGTGCGATTTTCTTAAgttttttacttctttatttaaaagaaatgaatttttttaatgtctgctacttttactatcattataaatttttttataaaagtgagtttaaaaatataatctaGTTTAATTAGAGTATtgacaatttgtttttttggtTAGGATAAATCATTTGGTGCAAACGTTAGTAAAACGTAAAGGATGTCTGACAATGAGGATGATATTCTTGGGGATATCAAAGCTTTGCAAGAAGTATTGTCTAAAAATAACTTAACTAGAATTAAAGTTGATGTGTCATCTCATAGTTATGAGAGAAATTCAAATAATCGTTCTCATAACTTCGGTATAAACTCTGATGACGGGCCATTGGaagatgacgatgatgatgatgccGATGAACTGGCTGATTTATCTTTGAAATCTGTTGAAAAACTTTTGATTCTTTGTGAACGAGCTAAACAAGCTCTGCaacttaaatttgaagaaaatctcaaaagaCGTCAAGAAGTTGATTATCAAATACAATTACTATCAAAAGGTGGTAAAGCTAATTGGAAAGTACCGTATGTTAAAGCTGGTATGCCATATTTTAAAGACGAAAAACAATTTCCGGCTCCTAAAAATGAAGATACCaagaagaaagaaaaaaatggtgAGCTTTCTATATCACACTTACGTAGGCCAATACGATGGACGTTCAAAGATCGTAATTGTTTAAGAATAGCAATACGTAAACAAGCTGCTAGTGATACATTTGAGAAAATGGTTAGAGAAAGTaatgaaaatgataatattaGCTCTGCAGAATTACAGCCTCCCAAAGATTTACGTACAATGGTAGGTCCTTTAGGCTCACGTGAATTTGATTGGATGAAAATATCAACAATGGATATGAGATCTCGTCATTCCCCCAATGAATGCCGTGTTATGTGGAATATATTATTACATCCAGATATAAATGACAATCAATGGAAAAGTGATGAAGAAGagttgcttaaaattaaagcTCGTGAGCATGGTCATCAAGATTGGGATACCATTGCACGAGAATTAAACACCGGTAGAACTGGATACGTTTGTTTTATAGCATTTCATAGAACATTAGAGAACACAGTGTTTAATGATCGGCAGTGGtctttaaatgaaaatgaaattctCACTGAGTGCGTTGAAAAATTACGCTACGGTGATTTTATACCTTGGGGACGAGTCAGTACATACATTAACGATAGGACTAAAACTCAGATTTATGCCCGATGGAAATATAATTTGGATCCGGCGTTAAAAAAAGGCAGATTTACGAGTGACGAAGATGATTTATTGTTAGATAGTGTTGCCaaatatggaaaaaattttccaagaataTCAACAGATATAATGCCACACAGATCAAGTGTACAATTAAGTGgtagatttaaattattaatgttaaaaaCAAACAGTTCTTATAACTCGTGGTCAGTAGCTGAGGATCGTAAattaattcaactttttgaagaATTTGGATCGCAGTGGAGTATGATTTCtaatattatgaaaaaagATCGGACTTATTTACGTCATCGTTATACTATTATAACACGTCATTTGGCTAGAGGTACACGATTAATACATATACCACGTAAACGTCCGATTGATGATGTTGATTATGACTATATAGCtcaagatgatgatgatgaagatgatgatgacaATGACAAACTAATTGATGACATGAACACAGATCTCAGTATTGATGCACAATTAATGAGGTATTTCCAAAGTATACAAGCGGCTGACGGTAAACCGGGACGCAAAGCAACCTATCATACTCCAGATCAGTTGGAACTTCGTActaaaaaattagataaaatatttgaaacgcTCAAGGTTAAAATAGATATACCAGATAATTTAGATGGTTATAATTtaagtgagaaaaataaacagtTATTAAGTTCGTATAAAGAGTATActcttcaaaaattatcaatgaaaccaaaaattataGAAGAGCATAGACAAAGAATGTTTGGTGATGTTCCAAATGATGGCAGttgtggaaattttattccaccTGGACCATTTGGTATGAATATACGAGAAGAAAGGAAACCAAGTAAACGTAGAAAACGAAAATGTGATGGTTCCTTAGAGGCTCAGCCTGCACATAAATTACAAATCGCATTAGATATGAATTTCGAAACTCCTCCTAACGTAATACAAATGTTTAGTGATGATGAAAtagataaatttgataaattatcaaaattaatcgAATCAAAATGTAAATGTTTACAATTCCCCGGTAGGTTTGAACAAGCATACGTGGAATCAATAGAACAagcaattaaattgaaaaaaaaacccaacATAACTTCAGCAacattgaaacaaaaattagtaCAAACTCATGAACACGATCCTTGGAAATTCaagcttataaaaaaagatCCATTTATTCCACCGTGCTATTCAACTTTACTTGGCTATCGAACACTACTTACTTTCAAGGATGCCCAGTCTTTATTAAGAACTAAAAAAGACGGTTTGAAATCGGATCTTAATCAACTTACCGATGAGGGTAAAACAgcgtttcatttatttaaaactcgtCTTCaccgtttatttaaatacccCATTGTTATGTCACGACTAATTCCTAAAGATAAATTGCCCGATCGGACTCTTATCAAGGAGGATGGTATGGAAGTAAATGATGTGCAAACTAATGGTGagctgaataatgaaaatgataaaCCAAAAGACAATTCATCATCGTCACGAGAGGTAAAATGTGAAATAAAATACGATATAAGTGAAAATGGCCAAGAACAAACGAAAAGTTTTATTGTTTCGGTTAAAttagacaaataatttaaacttttttttttatttaaataagatgaaatattttaattgattagtttttaatatttatgtaacAGCAATTGttggattaaataaattattaaattttgtaactcaaacaatttattattttttttttttcgattacattaattaattactgaatgttacttcaaaatataaatatcttctacaaatttatttgtatacaagtattattattattttttgtacattAATATGTTCAACAgagtatttcaaaaaatcgtgTATGAAAAATGATtctcttatttattaaattctaacaatttatcaaaacaataatcaaaaaatttatagatgtatatatattatattattaaagtaGAATTTACATACACAAGTCTActgatgagaaaaaatttatatttgattttaaggatttaataaaattattatttattttataatttattatcattgttattttttttgtttagatTTCATACGTGCAAAAGttgagtattaattaataggccacataaatttaatttttaacaaatgtaAATCAAGATTCTACggctatattattattattattattattattattattattattattatgttattaatcaattactaatgtttattacattatattttaaatggaagagcaaaaaaaaaatattaaaaattattttatatgtactaataaaaaaaaaaaaaaaaaaaaaaaaatgattacatATAGAGATTCACAATAGATTTACTATATTAAAGTCTTGATTTGTGAATTATACACTGGTtgatagataaatatttaataaaatgcagttatataaagatatattatacatttaaCATCACTtttgtttattgaaattaattattatacttaaaaaaaaaactatttatttttttttgatggaTGAGTAGTTTTACCAGTCATAATTATTGCACATGCTGCGGTAAAGATACTCCATATAAGTAAACTGGGTTCTATTTTTTCAACTACCATTCTCAGACTATCAAGAACTGTCTTCATTACTTTATTTGTTACTTTAGTGGTTGGTTTatcttgtaaaatatttaactttttaagaTATTCCAACAATGGTGGATGATCGCGACTAAATATTGGGAAATATTCTCCAACTTTTTCTCTAGTCCACCAGCTTTCGCTATTCCAGCTGtacacaaaatataaataattattttttaattttttagttatttaaataaatacattataTTATTCAGTACTTACTTTCTTTCCCATGGTacaaaatgataatgataaagatTACCACGGATATATTTTGGAGGTTTGTCACCGAATGGTTTCTCTACATTATTTAGTAAAGCCAATACTTCTTTTTGATTACTGAGTAATCGGTAAGTAAGAGACATAATCCAAGGATTTTGATGATATGTTCCCAGTGCAGCAAACCACATTTGCCAATCCAAACGTGGTGAATGTGGTGCTGGTGAttgattcataaaaaaaaatcaagtattgtacgattatttaaaacacttatatgctaaaataaattataaataaacttaccGACAAATGGCATTGAGTGATTAACATTTCCTGGTTTATAAAGGAATTCATACTCTTTCCATGGCCCGTCGATGTCATTACTTCCTTCGATTATTATTTCTGGACGTCCGTCGAGTCCTGTCATACGGCGGAATAAAGTATATCCATTGACAATACGATAAGGTTCAACTTTCATGTACATATGTTTAACTTGGGTTGGAATCGTTATATTGTGAGACGGATGCAAACTTGAGAATGGAACCAAACTTGTAGCAAAAATCAGGCATACagcaattgtataaaatacggtagtaataaaagtaattattgtatttattgatCCCTTGGTTGATAAAAGGGAGTGAGTGATTGCATCAGCTACTGTAAATCCTAATGAAACTATTCCGATGATAAATGAagcaacaattattttaccgAGATAATAAGTAAACTCTTGTTGTGTAaatcctaaaaaaaatgttgtaattaataaatgtctatatatttttttataaatgtaataaGTAAAGACAAATTTATTACCAATTTCAGACTGAATAGTCCAATTATCAAGTAATCGTAATCTGTAAAATACTATTGTTCCGTATACAACAGCTGCGTAGACCAAAATACAAACTAAAGTGGAAAGATGATTTTTCCAACGTGAAGATTcatgttttgatttttttttataaaagaattgATCATCCAATAGTCCAATTGACAAACAAATCACCAAGAAGTCACGGAAATTCCAATTTCCTGTGGCCATTATGTGCAAATACTGATAAATctgtagtaaaaattacaaataattaaaattatagaaatagaaaaaaaaatattttctattaacgtaaaattaatgaattatacCTGAATATAAAATGCTACTAGACGAACTTTTCTGTTTGGGAAAAAGTACAAGAATGGAATGGccaattcaaatataatactTGTGACCGTAGTTAAACGGAGATACCACGACGGTATATGATGAGCGAACCAAGCAAATACTCCAGGAAGGCATTGGACCTCAAAATGACGTGAAAGAGCTGAAATTAAggcaatataatatataaaatttattattgatttgattaaattaatatttataatgaatatgTACCATCAAGGCTCCACCAGGCGGGACATCCTGAAGCTAGTTTAGCAACACCACTGGAGAACATGAATCGGAATAAAAGCCAACGTACACACCAAAATGTAACGGTATCACTAGGTGTACTTATTTTTCCTTTTGCCGGAACATAAAATGGTGCGATCAGAATACACAAAAATCCTGCTTCTAACAATAAAGTATCCCTTTAACAAAAAACAATcaatttacttaataatataCGAGCAACCtacagtcactacgtgactgtcCGAGTATTactagtaaatttataaaatattattacaattttttttttattaaaatctttatCGATTTACTgtcgaaaattttgtttatttttgttatcattGAAGTTTAATAAGACAAATCTTATCATTAATTCGCTAACTTATTGATTTTGATGATTGTATAAACGTGggattcttgaaaaaaaaaaaaaaaaaaaaaaaaaaaaaaaaaaaaatcaacacacagtcaaactttttttattagtcgtctgattgtttttttactgataacacattaaatttattttactttaattatc encodes the following:
- the LOC130676009 gene encoding lipase maturation factor 2-like is translated as MIEVRYTRNLFLRGICIIYLFAFVSFYVQIPGLYGDNGLLPARTQLDFKGKPSLLQKFSQKPTLAWFAPYLGLNVEYTLDVIALLGAVISFLGFISQRFCTWPIFMALWSLYYSLYQVGQVFMQYQWDTLLLEAGFLCILIAPFYVPAKGKISTPSDTVTFWCVRWLLFRFMFSSGVAKLASGCPAWWSLDALSRHFEVQCLPGVFAWFAHHIPSWYLRLTTVTSIIFELAIPFLYFFPNRKVRLVAFYIQIYQYLHIMATGNWNFRDFLVICLSIGLLDDQFFYKKKSKHESSRWKNHLSTLVCILVYAAVVYGTIVFYRLRLLDNWTIQSEIGFTQQEFTYYLGKIIVASFIIGIVSLGFTVADAITHSLLSTKGSINTIITFITTVFYTIAVCLIFATSLVPFSSLHPSHNITIPTQVKHMYMKVEPYRIVNGYTLFRRMTGLDGRPEIIIEGSNDIDGPWKEYEFLYKPGNVNHSMPFVAPHSPRLDWQMWFAALGTYHQNPWIMSLTYRLLSNQKEVLALLNNVEKPFGDKPPKYIRGNLYHYHFVPWERNWNSESWWTREKVGEYFPIFSRDHPPLLEYLKKLNILQDKPTTKVTNKVMKTVLDSLRMVVEKIEPSLLIWSIFTAACAIIMTGKTTHPSKKNK
- the LOC130676008 gene encoding uncharacterized protein LOC130676008; translated protein: MSDNEDDILGDIKALQEVLSKNNLTRIKVDVSSHSYERNSNNRSHNFGINSDDGPLEDDDDDDADELADLSLKSVEKLLILCERAKQALQLKFEENLKRRQEVDYQIQLLSKGGKANWKVPYVKAGMPYFKDEKQFPAPKNEDTKKKEKNGELSISHLRRPIRWTFKDRNCLRIAIRKQAASDTFEKMVRESNENDNISSAELQPPKDLRTMVGPLGSREFDWMKISTMDMRSRHSPNECRVMWNILLHPDINDNQWKSDEEELLKIKAREHGHQDWDTIARELNTGRTGYVCFIAFHRTLENTVFNDRQWSLNENEILTECVEKLRYGDFIPWGRVSTYINDRTKTQIYARWKYNLDPALKKGRFTSDEDDLLLDSVAKYGKNFPRISTDIMPHRSSVQLSGRFKLLMLKTNSSYNSWSVAEDRKLIQLFEEFGSQWSMISNIMKKDRTYLRHRYTIITRHLARGTRLIHIPRKRPIDDVDYDYIAQDDDDEDDDDNDKLIDDMNTDLSIDAQLMRYFQSIQAADGKPGRKATYHTPDQLELRTKKLDKIFETLKVKIDIPDNLDGYNLSEKNKQLLSSYKEYTLQKLSMKPKIIEEHRQRMFGDVPNDGSCGNFIPPGPFGMNIREERKPSKRRKRKCDGSLEAQPAHKLQIALDMNFETPPNVIQMFSDDEIDKFDKLSKLIESKCKCLQFPGRFEQAYVESIEQAIKLKKKPNITSATLKQKLVQTHEHDPWKFKLIKKDPFIPPCYSTLLGYRTLLTFKDAQSLLRTKKDGLKSDLNQLTDEGKTAFHLFKTRLHRLFKYPIVMSRLIPKDKLPDRTLIKEDGMEVNDVQTNGELNNENDKPKDNSSSSREVKCEIKYDISENGQEQTKSFIVSVKLDK